One region of Endozoicomonas sp. Mp262 genomic DNA includes:
- a CDS encoding oligopeptide:H+ symporter yields MSQSFNVLKQPKPFYMIFFIELWERFGYYGLQALLAVYFVRMLGMPETESFVTFGAFSALVYGLVAIGGFLGDKVLGTKRTMLLGAIVLTIGYVLMTMAGENRSLVYLALGSIAVGNGLFKANPSSLLAKCYGEGDQRLDGAFTMYYMSVNIGSMVSMVAVPYIADAYGWSMGFLTSVIGLAVALVNYVLTRHWVADMGSEPDFRPVPFSTFALVVAGVVAACFVCAWILDHLTVAHLLLAVVGAVVLLIFLKEILASAGAERRKMVVALILMIQAIAFFVLYMQMPTSLNFFAINNVEPTLLGITVNPLTFQSLNPFWIMVASPVLAYLYNRSGSNGKDLSMPTKFALGMLCSAGSFMVLPLAIQFANEQGMVSSNWIVLSYLFQSIGELMISGLGLSMVAQLVPERLHGFIMGAWFLTTSAASVLAGFLAGFTAPPAGDQASSALQTLPIYGHFFETIGLIAVGIALVMLITAPWLNRMIEAKDEIEIGGELAKA; encoded by the coding sequence ATGTCGCAGTCGTTTAATGTGCTGAAGCAGCCCAAGCCGTTCTACATGATCTTTTTTATCGAGCTGTGGGAGCGCTTTGGCTACTATGGTCTCCAGGCTTTGCTGGCTGTCTATTTTGTCCGGATGCTGGGCATGCCGGAAACAGAGTCCTTTGTCACATTCGGTGCGTTCAGTGCCCTGGTTTACGGACTGGTGGCCATCGGCGGGTTTCTGGGTGACAAGGTGCTGGGCACGAAGCGCACCATGTTATTAGGTGCTATCGTGCTCACCATCGGTTATGTACTGATGACCATGGCCGGTGAAAATCGCAGTCTGGTATACCTGGCGCTGGGTTCTATTGCTGTGGGTAATGGCTTGTTTAAGGCCAACCCCTCCAGCCTGCTGGCAAAATGCTACGGTGAGGGGGATCAGCGTCTTGATGGTGCATTCACCATGTACTATATGTCTGTGAATATTGGCTCTATGGTTTCCATGGTTGCCGTCCCTTATATTGCCGATGCCTATGGTTGGAGCATGGGCTTTCTGACCAGTGTCATTGGTTTGGCAGTGGCTCTTGTTAACTATGTATTAACCCGTCACTGGGTGGCGGATATGGGATCGGAGCCGGATTTCCGTCCTGTGCCCTTCTCTACTTTTGCCCTGGTGGTTGCAGGTGTTGTGGCTGCCTGCTTTGTTTGTGCCTGGATCCTTGATCACCTGACAGTGGCTCATCTTTTGCTTGCAGTAGTGGGAGCTGTTGTCCTGTTAATATTCCTGAAAGAAATTCTTGCTTCGGCAGGTGCCGAACGTCGCAAGATGGTTGTGGCACTGATTCTGATGATACAGGCCATTGCTTTCTTTGTGCTTTATATGCAAATGCCCACATCCCTGAACTTTTTTGCCATTAATAATGTGGAACCGACTTTGTTGGGCATTACTGTGAACCCACTGACTTTCCAGTCCCTGAACCCCTTCTGGATTATGGTGGCAAGCCCTGTATTGGCCTACCTCTACAATCGCAGTGGCAGTAATGGCAAAGATCTTTCCATGCCAACCAAGTTTGCGCTGGGCATGCTATGCAGTGCTGGTAGCTTTATGGTATTGCCTCTGGCGATCCAGTTTGCCAATGAACAGGGCATGGTGTCTTCCAACTGGATTGTGCTGAGTTATTTGTTCCAGTCCATTGGTGAGCTGATGATTAGTGGTCTGGGGCTGTCTATGGTTGCCCAGCTGGTTCCGGAGCGTCTCCACGGCTTTATTATGGGAGCCTGGTTTCTGACCACTTCTGCCGCTTCTGTATTGGCGGGTTTCCTGGCCGGGTTTACAGCGCCTCCTGCTGGTGACCAGGCTTCCAGTGCCCTGCAAACATTGCCTATTTATGGTCATTTCTTTGAAACTATTGGTCTGATTGCAGTGGGTATCGCCTTGGTGATGCTCATCACGGCACCCTGGTTGAATCGAATGATTGAGGCAAAAGATGAAATAGAAATAGGTGGTGAGCTGGCAAAGGCTTAA
- a CDS encoding beta-ketoacyl-ACP synthase III: MKEVVISGTGLYTPPNAISNDQLVDSFNTWVQLENQRRVIEAAESNSEPVLLQESSSAFIEKASGIRSRYVVDTDGILDPLNMCPRLSERPDDKPSIQCEMALQAAKGALSQAKLEPEQLDGVIVACSNFQRPYPAIAVEVQHYLGAGGFAYDMNVACSSATFGIQAACDAIRSGSARRILMVNPEICSGHLNFRDRDSHFIFGDACTAVIIEAGKLAAARVNNKNSFRVLGSKLWTGFSNNIRNNFGFMNRTEPDGEGKPDKLFVQNGRKVFKDVCPKVAEHITEHLSSLDLSTSDLKRLWLHQANLNMNLLVARKVLGHEPSLAEAPVILDEYANTSSAGSIIAFHKHSMDFNTGDKGVICSFGAGYSVGSVVVEKT, encoded by the coding sequence GTGAAAGAAGTGGTCATCAGTGGTACCGGACTCTATACCCCTCCAAATGCAATCAGCAATGATCAGTTGGTTGACTCATTTAACACCTGGGTTCAGTTAGAAAACCAGCGACGTGTGATTGAGGCTGCTGAAAGTAATTCTGAGCCAGTACTGTTACAGGAAAGCAGTAGTGCATTTATTGAAAAAGCATCGGGTATTAGAAGCCGTTACGTGGTGGATACAGACGGTATTCTTGACCCTTTGAATATGTGTCCTCGACTCTCTGAACGACCTGATGACAAACCTTCTATCCAGTGTGAAATGGCGCTGCAAGCGGCAAAGGGGGCATTATCACAGGCAAAGCTTGAACCCGAACAGCTTGATGGGGTCATTGTTGCCTGCTCCAACTTTCAGCGGCCCTATCCTGCCATTGCGGTAGAAGTACAGCATTATCTTGGGGCTGGCGGTTTTGCCTATGATATGAATGTGGCCTGCTCATCAGCCACTTTTGGTATTCAGGCTGCCTGTGATGCCATTCGCAGTGGCAGTGCCCGTCGAATACTAATGGTTAACCCTGAAATTTGCTCCGGACACCTGAATTTCAGGGACAGGGACAGCCATTTTATTTTTGGTGATGCCTGTACTGCCGTGATTATCGAAGCCGGAAAGCTGGCGGCAGCCCGGGTAAATAATAAAAATAGTTTCAGAGTTCTGGGGAGTAAGCTCTGGACGGGATTTTCCAATAATATACGGAATAACTTTGGCTTTATGAACCGTACTGAGCCTGATGGAGAAGGTAAGCCGGATAAATTATTTGTACAGAATGGCCGCAAAGTGTTTAAAGATGTATGCCCGAAGGTGGCAGAACATATTACTGAACATCTGTCTTCTCTGGACTTATCCACATCAGACCTTAAACGTTTATGGCTGCATCAGGCAAATCTGAATATGAACCTGCTGGTTGCCCGAAAGGTACTTGGGCATGAGCCTTCTTTGGCAGAGGCTCCGGTTATTCTTGATGAATATGCCAATACCAGTTCGGCAGGCTCTATTATTGCGTTTCATAAGCACTCAATGGATTTTAATACCGGTGATAAAGGTGTGATTTGCTCTTTTGGAGCCGGTTATTCGGTGGGAAGTGTAGTGGTGGAAAAAACTTAA
- a CDS encoding IS1380 family transposase, with the protein MKLKIEQSQTEFYTPVAGLYFVGHALNKKTALSKSLRKIKKRHRITHIDLIRAYCGQLAQGKSDFDNVDNNRDNDWFRLAMGIKQMPSASRLRQRFNEDAAQLIPFIEDSLTDVLVNLQVPVTPLPKKLDKKQHIPLDIDVFPMDNSNTKKEGVEYTYKKFFGYAPIAAYFGCEGWCLGCELRPGSQHSQNDFIGFLQAVLHRSRRLTRAPILVRLDSGHDAEESRREIAGFKGVNHIIKLNPRKYHTKEHWLPIFEEKQVKWEESRPGKSYATLSTVYETNYGNQRLIIRIIKRTTDTVGQRFLTPDYELEGWWTTLSEADYSDDQIINLYEDHATSEQFHSELKTDMDLERLPSGKFDTNDLVMCLGALVYNILRYMGQSCLLGPDAPVRHKAKRRRLKTVIQELIYLAARLLKKGHQYRLRFGRYCPGFRSFHQLISQHALC; encoded by the coding sequence GTGAAACTGAAAATTGAACAATCACAGACGGAATTTTATACACCGGTCGCAGGGCTTTATTTCGTTGGTCATGCACTCAACAAAAAGACAGCGTTAAGCAAATCCCTGCGCAAAATAAAAAAAAGGCACCGTATCACTCATATCGACCTGATCAGAGCTTACTGCGGCCAACTGGCTCAGGGTAAAAGTGATTTTGATAATGTTGATAATAACCGGGATAACGACTGGTTCCGGTTGGCAATGGGCATTAAACAAATGCCTTCAGCCAGCCGCTTAAGACAGCGTTTCAATGAAGATGCCGCCCAACTGATTCCTTTCATCGAGGACAGCCTTACCGATGTCCTGGTTAATCTTCAGGTGCCCGTCACACCCCTTCCGAAAAAACTCGATAAGAAGCAGCACATACCACTGGATATCGACGTATTCCCTATGGATAACAGCAATACCAAAAAGGAGGGGGTCGAGTACACGTATAAAAAATTCTTTGGTTATGCCCCTATTGCCGCTTACTTTGGCTGCGAAGGCTGGTGCCTGGGATGTGAATTACGCCCAGGCTCTCAGCACTCCCAGAATGATTTTATTGGCTTTTTACAAGCAGTGCTGCACCGCAGCCGACGTTTGACCCGAGCGCCTATTCTGGTTCGCCTTGATAGTGGCCACGATGCTGAGGAATCGCGCCGGGAAATCGCCGGGTTCAAAGGTGTGAATCACATTATCAAGCTCAACCCAAGAAAGTATCACACCAAGGAACACTGGCTCCCCATTTTTGAAGAAAAGCAAGTCAAATGGGAGGAGTCGCGTCCAGGAAAGAGTTATGCGACACTCTCAACCGTCTATGAAACCAACTATGGTAACCAGCGTCTGATTATTCGCATTATCAAGCGTACCACTGATACTGTAGGGCAGAGATTTCTGACACCCGATTATGAGCTGGAAGGATGGTGGACAACACTCAGCGAAGCTGACTACAGCGATGATCAGATCATTAATCTTTATGAGGATCATGCGACCAGCGAGCAGTTTCACAGTGAGTTGAAGACTGATATGGATTTAGAGCGCCTGCCTTCAGGCAAGTTTGACACCAACGACCTGGTGATGTGTTTGGGTGCACTGGTCTATAACATTCTGCGCTACATGGGGCAGAGTTGCTTGCTCGGGCCAGATGCGCCGGTACGTCATAAAGCCAAACGACGCCGGTTAAAAACCGTGATACAGGAACTCATCTACCTGGCTGCCCGTCTTCTGAAAAAAGGACATCAATACCGGCTACGCTTTGGTCGTTACTGTCCTGGTTTCAGGTCTTTCCATCAATTAATAAGCCAGCATGCACTTTGTTGA
- a CDS encoding protein kinase, whose amino-acid sequence MKSYSFIWEDFSEKAIEIEAKKLISKIDENYAINTVQIVSMSAYGVVLRVWEIDQSVFHIIKVHYTERRSYYCKKYGGGDFYFVEPYEILAIKKIKRRGLICENLPAWFRWGRIDDVWVHIMPEYPSSLRELINLARERKILFNEGFIKYIVRQILVALDYMHKSEFIHRDLKPENIMLSESAENILKNMKNPFKVIVIDFGLAKGCVAGKSGCCAMASRTVNSYFNAEVGCCDKENNVTRPETPDMVTSTYRAREACLDPKRQFYSYATDIWSLGVIFQELYVGQNYFYNSWKYRYDKTLDERRNLLIFIDQLLSQADDWRCSYKLYWQSLFGRLAEEVFSGLYKYIYDDDYKFLIQQNFPPGYLSSEGFMMLCSMLHPDPYQRPCPSCLLQKSYWLNQPEQELCHQWSVSIDHKLHDKVPLSIDILPGYIYSFLVQLNEGSNGGRFQFEWR is encoded by the coding sequence ATGAAATCATACTCTTTTATTTGGGAGGATTTTTCTGAAAAAGCTATTGAGATAGAGGCTAAGAAGCTTATTTCAAAAATTGACGAAAACTATGCTATTAACACTGTGCAAATCGTTTCAATGAGTGCTTATGGAGTTGTTTTAAGAGTTTGGGAAATTGACCAGTCTGTTTTCCATATAATTAAAGTACATTACACTGAAAGGCGTAGCTACTATTGTAAAAAATATGGGGGGGGGGATTTTTATTTTGTAGAGCCATATGAAATTCTTGCAATAAAAAAAATAAAAAGAAGAGGTTTGATATGTGAGAATTTACCTGCTTGGTTTAGATGGGGGCGTATTGATGATGTTTGGGTTCATATTATGCCGGAATATCCCTCTTCCCTAAGGGAACTTATAAATCTTGCTAGAGAAAGAAAGATTTTATTTAATGAAGGATTTATTAAATATATTGTTAGGCAGATTCTTGTTGCTTTAGATTATATGCATAAGTCAGAATTTATACACAGGGATTTAAAACCAGAAAATATTATGCTTTCTGAGTCTGCTGAAAATATTCTTAAAAATATGAAGAATCCTTTCAAGGTCATTGTTATTGACTTCGGGTTAGCAAAAGGGTGTGTTGCAGGAAAAAGCGGTTGTTGTGCTATGGCATCAAGGACTGTAAATAGCTATTTTAATGCAGAAGTTGGATGTTGTGATAAAGAGAACAATGTAACTCGTCCAGAAACGCCAGATATGGTCACGTCAACTTATCGCGCACGGGAAGCGTGTTTAGATCCAAAACGTCAGTTTTATTCCTATGCAACGGATATATGGTCTCTAGGGGTTATTTTTCAGGAGTTATACGTTGGTCAAAACTATTTTTATAATAGCTGGAAGTATCGTTATGATAAAACACTTGACGAAAGAAGGAACTTGCTGATCTTTATTGATCAGCTACTTAGCCAGGCTGACGATTGGCGTTGTAGCTACAAGCTATATTGGCAGAGTCTTTTTGGTCGATTAGCTGAAGAAGTCTTTTCTGGTTTATATAAATATATATATGATGATGATTATAAATTTTTAATTCAACAGAATTTCCCACCGGGGTATTTGTCTTCAGAAGGGTTTATGATGTTGTGTAGCATGCTGCATCCAGACCCTTATCAAAGACCTTGTCCATCCTGCTTATTACAGAAATCATATTGGCTAAATCAGCCGGAACAGGAACTTTGTCATCAATGGAGTGTTTCGATAGATCATAAATTACATGATAAGGTTCCACTGTCAATTGATATTTTGCCTGGGTATATCTATTCATTTTTGGTGCAGCTAAATGAAGGCTCTAATGGTGGAAGATTCCAGTTCGAGTGGCGTTGA
- the adk gene encoding adenylate kinase, with the protein MRVILLGAPGAGKGTQAQFIMEEFGIPQISTGDMLRAAIKAGTELGQKVKAVMESGSLVSDEIIIALVKERIQQDDCAKGFLFDGFPRTIPQAEALRDAGVEIDHVVEIAVEDEEIVKRMGGRRVHMDSGRTYHVVYNPPKEEGKDDVTGEPLVQRDDDQEETVRKRLAVYHEQTAPLVDFYRADDVKACYSRIEGIGSVDEIRGKVLEALK; encoded by the coding sequence ATGCGAGTGATTCTGTTGGGAGCGCCAGGCGCCGGTAAAGGTACTCAGGCCCAGTTTATTATGGAAGAGTTTGGTATTCCCCAGATTTCTACCGGAGACATGTTGCGTGCGGCTATCAAGGCCGGCACTGAGTTGGGGCAGAAGGTCAAAGCTGTGATGGAGTCTGGCTCCCTGGTTTCTGATGAGATTATCATCGCTCTGGTAAAAGAACGGATTCAGCAGGATGACTGCGCCAAGGGGTTCCTGTTTGATGGTTTTCCGAGAACTATCCCTCAGGCTGAAGCCCTGCGTGATGCCGGTGTTGAGATTGATCATGTTGTGGAAATCGCGGTAGAAGACGAAGAAATTGTTAAGCGTATGGGTGGTCGTCGTGTCCATATGGACAGTGGTCGCACCTATCACGTGGTTTACAACCCGCCTAAAGAAGAAGGTAAGGATGACGTAACCGGTGAACCCCTGGTTCAGCGTGATGATGATCAGGAAGAAACTGTACGTAAGCGCCTGGCTGTATACCATGAGCAGACTGCGCCCCTGGTTGATTTTTACCGCGCTGATGATGTGAAAGCCTGCTACTCAAGAATTGAAGGTATCGGCAGTGTCGACGAAATTCGTGGCAAAGTGCTTGAAGCCTTAAAATAA
- the tsaB gene encoding tRNA (adenosine(37)-N6)-threonylcarbamoyltransferase complex dimerization subunit type 1 TsaB produces the protein MKLLAIDTATEACSVALNINGEVTEHFELLPRRHSRELLPMIEQILGDAGLAIGQIDALVFGRGPGAFTGLRVATAMAQGLAFAADIPVIPVSTLAALAQQGYRLYGASQVLSAIDARMDEVYWGAFSEKAGLMALLDDEQVLAPEAVTLPNGLNDQWLGMGTGWLYQDRLAVTVTDSHKEALPHALDMALLAAADFREGRMLPAEEAMPVYLRDKVALTKRERQGQ, from the coding sequence ATGAAGCTTCTTGCTATTGATACAGCCACTGAAGCCTGCTCTGTAGCCTTGAATATTAATGGTGAAGTAACAGAGCATTTTGAGTTGTTGCCCCGTCGCCATAGCCGGGAACTACTGCCAATGATAGAGCAGATACTTGGTGATGCGGGGCTGGCAATCGGCCAGATTGATGCCCTGGTATTTGGTCGGGGGCCTGGTGCATTTACTGGTTTAAGGGTGGCCACAGCCATGGCTCAGGGGCTGGCTTTTGCTGCGGATATCCCGGTTATTCCGGTGTCTACCCTGGCTGCCTTGGCTCAGCAAGGTTATCGGTTATACGGTGCCAGTCAGGTACTTTCTGCCATTGATGCCAGAATGGATGAGGTCTACTGGGGGGCTTTCTCGGAAAAAGCGGGATTGATGGCGCTTCTGGATGATGAACAAGTGCTGGCTCCGGAGGCGGTTACCTTGCCAAATGGATTGAATGATCAGTGGTTGGGTATGGGAACAGGCTGGCTTTATCAGGACCGGTTAGCGGTAACAGTGACTGACAGCCATAAAGAGGCACTGCCTCATGCTCTTGATATGGCACTGCTGGCTGCGGCTGATTTCCGGGAAGGAAGGATGTTGCCGGCAGAGGAGGCGATGCCAGTCTATCTCAGGGATAAAGTGGCTTTGACAAAACGCGAGCGCCAGGGACAATGA
- a CDS encoding class I SAM-dependent methyltransferase — MKAPLFIDARDWPLGKDRLHSLVEATGAEPVPSGKPAFPEGAMILGYTSVGLGLWRSGTRESPVIVDFVGGKAGHRRRFGGGKGQDIAKAVGLNKGVKPSVLDATGGLGRDAFVLASLGCQVTLIERSPVIAALLDDGLQRAALNAEVGEIADRIHLQHADSVETMESMKNRRQTVDVVYLDPMFPHRDKSALVKKEMRLFQDLVGADMDSDGLLQPALDLAEYRVVVKRPRKAPDLGDQEPTYRLEGKSCRYDIHALKGFA, encoded by the coding sequence ATGAAGGCGCCGTTATTTATTGATGCCAGAGACTGGCCTTTGGGCAAAGATCGGTTGCACTCATTGGTTGAGGCCACAGGAGCGGAGCCAGTACCATCAGGTAAACCAGCCTTTCCTGAAGGGGCGATGATTCTGGGCTATACATCAGTAGGGCTGGGATTATGGCGGTCAGGTACCAGGGAATCACCAGTCATAGTGGATTTTGTGGGTGGCAAGGCAGGTCATCGCCGTCGGTTTGGTGGTGGCAAAGGCCAGGACATTGCCAAGGCGGTGGGGCTTAATAAAGGCGTAAAACCTTCTGTTCTGGATGCAACCGGAGGTCTTGGCCGTGATGCATTTGTTCTGGCCAGTCTTGGTTGTCAGGTTACGTTGATAGAGCGCTCTCCGGTGATTGCTGCCCTGTTGGATGATGGCCTACAGAGAGCTGCGCTGAATGCTGAGGTGGGAGAAATTGCTGATCGAATCCATTTGCAGCATGCAGATTCTGTTGAAACCATGGAATCTATGAAAAACCGGCGGCAAACGGTGGATGTAGTCTATCTTGATCCGATGTTCCCCCATCGGGATAAGTCAGCCCTGGTGAAAAAAGAGATGAGGCTGTTTCAGGATTTGGTGGGAGCTGATATGGACTCGGATGGTCTGCTCCAGCCGGCCCTGGATCTTGCTGAGTATAGGGTTGTGGTCAAGCGTCCGCGCAAGGCTCCTGACCTTGGTGATCAAGAACCCACCTATCGTCTGGAAGGTAAATCCTGCCGGTATGACATTCATGCGCTGAAGGGTTTTGCCTGA
- the arsB gene encoding ACR3 family arsenite efflux transporter, whose translation MGIFERYLSIWVALCIIAGVIAGNIFPGLFYFIASLEWAHVNLVVALLIWIMIYPMMVQIDFSAIKDIGKKPKGLVLTLVINWLIKPFSMAFLGWLFFRVFFAHWVSAESAAEYIAGMILLGVAPCTAMVFVWSQLTKGDANYTLVQVSVNDIIMIFAFAPITAFLLGVSDIQVPWETLLTSVVLYVLLPLIAGALTRRHMEKSGNKEKLQQLLHRLKPWSILGLLATVVILFGLQAEVILEQPQTIALIAIPLLIQTYGIFALTYSAAKFMKLPHNVAAPASMIGTSNFFELAVAVAISLFGLHSGAALATVVGVLVEVPVMLSLVAFANRTRHWFN comes from the coding sequence ATGGGGATTTTTGAACGCTACTTAAGTATATGGGTTGCTCTCTGCATAATTGCAGGCGTCATTGCAGGAAATATTTTCCCGGGCCTCTTCTACTTTATTGCCAGCCTGGAGTGGGCCCATGTTAATCTGGTGGTGGCTCTGCTGATCTGGATTATGATCTATCCAATGATGGTACAGATTGATTTCTCAGCCATTAAAGATATTGGCAAGAAGCCAAAAGGCCTGGTTCTTACACTGGTTATCAATTGGCTGATCAAGCCTTTTTCCATGGCTTTTCTGGGATGGCTGTTCTTCCGTGTTTTCTTCGCCCACTGGGTATCAGCCGAGTCTGCCGCTGAATATATTGCCGGTATGATCTTGCTGGGTGTTGCGCCCTGTACAGCCATGGTATTTGTCTGGAGCCAGTTAACCAAGGGGGATGCCAATTACACGCTGGTTCAGGTATCTGTTAATGACATCATCATGATTTTTGCCTTTGCACCTATCACAGCCTTTCTGCTGGGAGTGAGTGACATTCAGGTTCCCTGGGAAACACTACTGACATCTGTCGTGCTTTATGTGTTACTCCCTCTTATTGCCGGAGCCCTGACCCGAAGGCATATGGAAAAAAGTGGCAATAAAGAGAAGCTTCAGCAACTTCTCCACCGTCTAAAACCCTGGTCAATCCTGGGCCTGCTGGCAACGGTGGTTATCCTGTTTGGATTACAGGCTGAAGTAATCCTGGAGCAACCCCAAACCATCGCCCTGATAGCAATACCATTACTGATTCAAACCTATGGTATATTTGCCCTGACCTACAGTGCTGCAAAGTTTATGAAACTTCCCCATAATGTGGCCGCACCTGCTTCAATGATTGGCACGTCAAACTTCTTTGAGCTAGCCGTAGCCGTGGCAATTTCTTTATTTGGATTACACTCAGGAGCAGCTCTGGCAACAGTGGTTGGCGTACTGGTGGAAGTTCCTGTAATGCTCTCCCTGGTGGCTTTTGCCAATAGAACACGACATTGGTTTAATTAG
- a CDS encoding arsenate reductase ArsC — MKLLFLCTHNACRSILAEAITYRLAEGQLTVASAGSAPTGKVHPLTLEQLETRGYNTQSLTSKSWDDLKDYHPDIVITVCDQAAGESCPIWLGPLLKLHWGLPDPTHLDNPELTVDAAFDLVISTIEARVKALLSLDTTKSIDALKAELQALQNI; from the coding sequence ATGAAGCTGCTATTTCTCTGCACCCACAATGCTTGCCGGAGTATTCTTGCAGAAGCTATCACTTACAGACTTGCTGAGGGACAACTGACTGTTGCTAGCGCTGGCAGCGCACCGACAGGCAAGGTTCATCCTTTAACCCTGGAACAGCTCGAAACACGAGGCTACAACACCCAGTCCTTAACCAGCAAGAGCTGGGATGATCTCAAAGATTATCACCCTGATATTGTCATTACTGTCTGTGATCAGGCAGCTGGAGAAAGCTGTCCAATCTGGCTTGGTCCTCTTTTGAAATTGCACTGGGGCTTGCCTGACCCAACCCATCTTGATAACCCGGAACTGACTGTGGATGCAGCATTTGATCTTGTTATTTCAACCATTGAAGCACGAGTCAAAGCCTTGCTGTCTCTTGATACGACAAAATCGATAGATGCCTTAAAAGCAGAGCTTCAAGCTTTACAAAACATCTAA
- a CDS encoding metalloregulator ArsR/SmtB family transcription factor, giving the protein MNPVTFYKCLADETRLKCLMLIEQEKELCVCELTAALEEIQPKISRHLAQLRKCDLLIDRRQGQWVFYRINPSLPEWSRQVLGATTQNNPVFIRDNLKNLNQMGDRPTRMLVCC; this is encoded by the coding sequence ATGAACCCAGTAACCTTTTATAAGTGCCTTGCCGATGAGACTCGCCTGAAGTGCCTGATGCTTATCGAGCAGGAAAAAGAGCTCTGTGTTTGTGAGCTCACAGCAGCCCTTGAAGAGATCCAGCCCAAGATATCAAGGCACCTTGCTCAGCTAAGAAAATGCGATCTGCTGATTGATAGACGGCAAGGACAGTGGGTTTTTTACCGCATTAACCCATCGCTGCCTGAATGGAGCAGGCAAGTCTTAGGCGCTACAACCCAAAACAACCCGGTTTTTATTCGAGACAATCTGAAAAACTTGAATCAAATGGGTGACAGACCTACCCGAATGCTGGTGTGTTGCTAA